TGAATTCCGCGGCGTCGGCAACTCGGTAGCGGCCCTGCTCGGCACCAGCAACGGTAACCTGAAGCTGCTGATGAACGACGGGCTGATAAGCCGCAACCTGATGGAGATCGTCGGCCTCAACGTCGGGAACTATGTGGTCGGTCAACTGTTTGGCGATGATGAAGTGCGCGTCAACTGCGCGGCGGCTAACCTCGATCTGGTTAACGGCGTTGCCCGGCCGCAGATCTTCGCCTTCGATACGGAAAACGCGCTGATTAACATTACCGGCACCGCCAGCATGGCTTCTGAACAGCTCGACCTGACCATCAACCCGGAGAGCAAAGGGGTGCGCATCGTCACGCTGCGTTCACCGCTCTATGTGCGCGGTAGCTTTAAGAACCCGCAGGCCGGTGTGAAACCGGGTCCGCTGATTGCCCGTGGCGCAGTGGCGGCCGCGCTGGCAACGCTGGTGACGCCAGCCGCCGCGCTGCTGGCGCTTATCTCCCCCTCGGAAGGCGAAGAGAACCAGTGCCAGGCGATTCTGTCACAGATGAAACGCTAAAAGGAAAACCCCTCTCTGGTGACAGAGAGGGGGGAATCATCAGAGGGATTGATGCTTGGTTTCGTGGGTCAGCAGCAGGGCGATAAGGGTTAACCCCGCCATTGCCGCCAGGTAGAAGCCGACATACATCAGGCCGTAGTTCGCCTGCAACCAGGTGGCGATATAAGGGGCTACCGAGGCGCCGAGGATCGACGAGACGTTATAGGAGAACGAGGCACCGGTATAGCGCACTTCCGTCGGGAACAGCTCCGGCAGCAGCGCGCCCATCGGGCCGAAGGTTAATCCCATCAGGCTCAGGCCAATCAGCAGATAGGTCATCACCAGCGCCGGGCTACCGGAGCCCAGCAGCGGCGGGAAGACGAACAGCGCGAAGAGAATGATAAGCGTGGTGATGACAATCATGCTCTTGCGACGGCCATATGCATCCGCCAGCAGACCGGCAATCGGCACCATCACGCCAAAACCAATTACCGCCATCATCAGCATCCACAACACTTCATTGCGCGGCATACCTAAGCCCTGCGGCGAGGTGCTGAAGGTCATCGAATAAACGGTCATGATATAGAACAGCGTATAGGTCGCCAGCATGATAAAGGTGCCCAGCACCGTCACGCGCACATGTTTTGTCAGCAGCGTGCCAAGCGGGATCTTCACCTGCTTCTTCGCCGCTGCCACTTTGGCGAAGACCGGGGTTTCATGCAGCGAGACGCGAACATAGAGACCAATCAGCACCAGCACGGCAGAGAAGATAAACGGCACGCGCCAGCCCCACTGCATAAACTGCTCATCGGTCAGCAGCCAGGAGAGCAGCAGGAAGGTGCCGTTGGCAAAGAAGAAGCCGATAGGCGCGCCCAGTTGCGGGAAGGAGCCATACAGCGCGCGTTTACGCGGCGGCGCGTTCTCGGTGGCCAGCAGCGCAGCGCCGCCCCACTCACCGCCCAGACCTAAGCCCTGACCAAAACGGGCCAGCGCCAGCAGCAGCGGTGCCATCACGCCAATGGTTTCATAACCCGGCAGCAGGCCGATGGCGACGGTAGAGATACCCATGGTCAGCAGCGAAGCGACGAGGGTGACTTTGCGCCCGACGCGATCGCCAAAGTGGCCGAAAACGGCGGAGCCGATAGGACGGGCGATAAAGGCGATAGCGAAGGTTGCCAGTGATTGCAGCGTGGCTGCGGTGGTGTCGCC
This Kosakonia cowanii JCM 10956 = DSM 18146 DNA region includes the following protein-coding sequences:
- a CDS encoding MFS transporter; the protein is MQATATTFDNEQENPPVNSRRKVVVASLIGTAIEFFDFYIYATAAVIVFPHIFFPQGDTTAATLQSLATFAIAFIARPIGSAVFGHFGDRVGRKVTLVASLLTMGISTVAIGLLPGYETIGVMAPLLLALARFGQGLGLGGEWGGAALLATENAPPRKRALYGSFPQLGAPIGFFFANGTFLLLSWLLTDEQFMQWGWRVPFIFSAVLVLIGLYVRVSLHETPVFAKVAAAKKQVKIPLGTLLTKHVRVTVLGTFIMLATYTLFYIMTVYSMTFSTSPQGLGMPRNEVLWMLMMAVIGFGVMVPIAGLLADAYGRRKSMIVITTLIILFALFVFPPLLGSGSPALVMTYLLIGLSLMGLTFGPMGALLPELFPTEVRYTGASFSYNVSSILGASVAPYIATWLQANYGLMYVGFYLAAMAGLTLIALLLTHETKHQSL